In Flavobacterium sp. N3904, one DNA window encodes the following:
- a CDS encoding PH domain-containing protein — MKEQIKKFLNEEQDPKAIEKVTSKLKDILMKNEEVGYIAVQKKPALTVLPDSIVMTNKRIIICQPKNLGLSMNFIDYTWDDIEGTFVKENILGSEFSFSTKTDMQVSIDYIPKIQARKIFTYAKEQLDILKNRATQTVVSEEIAPSLIQESELIEEMETEEVTDYAEIMPVVSNYAEPIADNSATSTEKKPSELTQDELFAKLQNYKKLLDNGLILQGEYDAFKKEILSYM; from the coding sequence ATGAAAGAACAAATTAAAAAGTTTTTAAACGAAGAACAAGATCCAAAAGCAATTGAGAAAGTCACTTCAAAATTGAAGGATATTTTAATGAAAAACGAAGAAGTAGGATATATAGCGGTTCAAAAAAAACCAGCATTAACAGTTCTTCCGGATAGTATTGTTATGACCAATAAAAGAATCATCATTTGCCAGCCTAAAAATTTGGGTCTGTCTATGAATTTTATTGATTATACTTGGGATGATATCGAAGGCACTTTTGTAAAAGAAAACATTCTGGGCTCCGAATTCTCTTTTTCTACCAAAACCGATATGCAGGTTTCAATTGATTATATTCCGAAGATTCAAGCTCGTAAAATATTTACGTATGCCAAAGAACAATTGGATATTTTGAAAAATAGAGCAACACAAACTGTAGTCTCGGAAGAAATCGCTCCATCATTAATTCAAGAGTCAGAATTGATTGAAGAAATGGAAACGGAAGAAGTAACGGATTATGCCGAAATAATGCCGGTAGTTTCGAATTATGCAGAACCTATTGCAGATAATTCAGCTACTTCAACAGAGAAAAAGCCAAGTGAATTGACACAAGACGAACTTTTTGCAAAGCTTCAAAATTATAAAAAACTACTCGATAACGGTCTGATTTTGCAAGGCGAATATGATGCTTTCAAAAAAGAGATTTTGAGTTATATGTAG
- a CDS encoding NAD(P)/FAD-dependent oxidoreductase — protein sequence MTTTVVVGGSFAGMTAALEIKRKGKEEHKVVLIDKSPLFLFIPSLIWVPFGRREIKDISFKKEEVLRKKGVDFVLDEAVKVDTTAQIVYTTKGEFKYDNLVVATGPKVKYDIAPGVEEFAHYVGTPNGAMKIRTALEEFKKNPGPIVIGATQNAGCMGAAYEFLFNIEKWLREQNIRKKVDLYWITPEDYLGHFGIGGMPMGETMLKTFMKMFNIHYRTEVGVKEVFADKVELSTGEILPSSFTMLMPPFVGVEFVTNSPDLKATPTGYIPIGDDYRHLYVPNVWAAGIAVDVKLPFTPKSIPFGSPKTGYPSDETGKIVAENIIRVAKGKTDLVKKAWGRIPGLCIMDAGKKEVLILSSSLFKPRSFAIMIPNVLYDFNKVLLEKYFLWKTKKGLAFLP from the coding sequence ATGACAACGACAGTAGTAGTAGGAGGAAGCTTTGCTGGAATGACGGCGGCACTCGAAATTAAAAGAAAAGGCAAAGAAGAACATAAAGTGGTTTTGATAGACAAATCACCTTTGTTTTTATTTATTCCATCACTCATTTGGGTGCCTTTTGGAAGAAGGGAAATCAAGGATATTTCTTTTAAAAAAGAAGAAGTTTTAAGAAAAAAAGGTGTTGATTTTGTTCTTGACGAAGCTGTAAAAGTTGACACTACCGCTCAAATTGTCTATACGACTAAGGGCGAATTTAAATATGATAATTTAGTGGTTGCCACAGGGCCAAAAGTGAAATACGACATTGCTCCAGGAGTAGAAGAATTTGCTCATTATGTTGGAACACCAAATGGAGCAATGAAAATTCGTACCGCCTTGGAAGAATTTAAGAAAAATCCAGGTCCAATTGTTATCGGTGCAACGCAAAATGCGGGTTGTATGGGAGCGGCTTATGAGTTTTTATTCAATATCGAAAAATGGTTGCGCGAACAAAATATTCGTAAAAAAGTTGATTTGTACTGGATCACTCCAGAGGATTATTTGGGACATTTTGGAATAGGTGGAATGCCAATGGGAGAAACCATGCTCAAAACCTTCATGAAAATGTTCAACATTCATTATCGAACAGAAGTTGGGGTTAAAGAGGTCTTTGCAGATAAAGTCGAATTGTCTACTGGTGAAATTCTACCAAGCAGTTTTACCATGTTAATGCCGCCTTTTGTTGGAGTGGAGTTTGTAACCAATTCACCCGATCTTAAAGCAACTCCAACGGGTTATATACCGATTGGAGACGATTATAGACATTTGTATGTTCCCAATGTATGGGCTGCTGGAATTGCAGTTGATGTGAAGTTGCCTTTTACACCCAAAAGTATTCCGTTTGGCTCACCAAAAACAGGTTACCCATCTGATGAAACTGGAAAAATTGTAGCTGAAAATATCATTAGAGTAGCCAAAGGAAAAACCGATTTGGTAAAAAAAGCTTGGGGAAGAATCCCTGGACTTTGCATTATGGATGCGGGAAAAAAAGAAGTCCTTATTTTATCCAGTTCGTTGTTTAAACCACGTTCATTTGCGATTATGATTCCAAATGTATTATATGATTTTAATAAAGTCCTACTCGAAAAATACTTTCTTTGGAAAACCAAAAAAGGGTTAGCATTTCTGCCCTAA
- a CDS encoding DUF4407 domain-containing protein, with protein sequence MLKQFFILCSGADKKLLEGCSEGEQTKFVGIGATVFFTAVMAFIASAYALFTVFDNVIPALLFGFVWSLLIFNLDRFIVSTIRKRNSFSNELLQATPRIILAFIIAIVISKPLEIKIFEKEINTVLLKEKNAMALNNKKEVSNYFKTDLDKNKTEIKNLKAEITNKEKEVNTLYETYIKEAEGTAGTKKLGKGPVFKEKIAKHDLSKKELDTIRKNNLAKIAVLEKGTQTLQMDLDKKVSETQPIIDGFDGLMARINALNKLPWIPSFFIMLLFLAIETSPIIAKLLSPRGEYDYKLEDLETALKATIEQDKYQRELLIKTSAIMHDKVYADIAEDKKLYDLQRKNATELLEHQSNNFVEKQMKTL encoded by the coding sequence ATGTTAAAACAATTCTTTATCCTTTGCTCAGGAGCTGACAAAAAGCTCCTTGAAGGCTGCTCTGAAGGTGAACAAACCAAATTTGTAGGTATTGGCGCCACTGTTTTTTTTACAGCTGTTATGGCTTTTATTGCCAGTGCTTATGCCCTTTTCACTGTTTTTGACAACGTTATTCCTGCTTTGCTTTTTGGCTTTGTATGGAGTTTACTTATTTTTAATCTCGATCGTTTTATCGTTTCGACTATTCGAAAAAGAAACAGTTTTTCCAATGAATTACTGCAAGCCACACCCCGAATTATTTTGGCTTTCATCATTGCTATCGTGATTTCAAAGCCATTGGAAATTAAAATTTTCGAAAAGGAAATTAATACTGTTTTATTGAAAGAGAAAAATGCCATGGCTTTGAATAACAAAAAGGAAGTCTCCAATTATTTCAAAACAGATTTAGACAAAAACAAAACTGAAATAAAGAATCTCAAGGCTGAAATCACCAATAAAGAAAAAGAGGTAAACACGCTTTATGAAACCTACATCAAAGAAGCCGAAGGAACTGCTGGAACAAAAAAACTAGGAAAAGGTCCTGTTTTTAAAGAAAAAATAGCCAAGCACGATTTGTCCAAAAAAGAATTGGATACCATTCGAAAAAACAACTTGGCCAAAATTGCTGTTCTGGAAAAAGGCACCCAAACACTGCAAATGGATTTAGACAAAAAAGTGAGCGAAACCCAACCCATCATTGATGGATTTGATGGTTTAATGGCCAGAATCAACGCGCTGAATAAATTGCCATGGATTCCCTCCTTTTTTATAATGCTACTATTCTTAGCGATTGAAACCTCCCCTATTATTGCCAAATTACTGTCGCCAAGAGGCGAATACGATTATAAATTGGAAGACTTGGAAACAGCACTCAAAGCAACTATCGAGCAAGACAAATACCAACGCGAATTATTGATAAAAACCAGCGCAATTATGCACGATAAAGTTTATGCCGATATTGCCGAGGACAAAAAATTATACGATTTGCAAAGAAAAAACGCAACCGAATTATTAGAGCATCAATCCAATAATTTTGTAGAGAAGCAAATGAAAACATTGTAA
- the pckA gene encoding phosphoenolpyruvate carboxykinase (ATP), protein MDNYALFTKSISLKELGIENAKIQYQLTPNELHDITIRSGQGVENSTGALAINTGEFTGRSPQDRFIVKDSITQDKVWWGKVNIPFEPTAFDALYKKVTTYLSNKEVFVRDSYVCADPNYRLNVRVVTETAWANLFCHNMFLRLTHEELENFTPEWTVICAPGFVADPAIDGTRQGNFAILDFTKKIALIGGTGYTGEMKKGIFSALNFILPVFKNTLPMHCSANVGEDGDTAIFFGLSGTGKTTLSADPERKLIGDDEHGWTNENTVFNFEGGCYAKVINLTEENEPDIFRAIKKGAILENVVFKTGTNEVDFEDVSITQNTRVSYPIDHIDNIQPGSIGKNPKNIFFLTADAYGILPPISKLTAGQAAYHFISGYTAKVAGTEAGVTEPQPNFSACFGAPFMPLHPTKYAEMLSKKMKDANVKVWLINTGWTGGPYGTGSRMKLKYTRAMITAALKGELDSVEYANHKTFGIAIPQSCPEVPKEILNPRNTWEDKELYDKKASELAHKFEENFAKFKEFANAEILAGAPIA, encoded by the coding sequence ATGGACAACTACGCTTTGTTTACGAAATCGATTTCGTTAAAAGAACTGGGAATTGAAAATGCCAAAATTCAGTATCAACTAACCCCTAATGAGTTACATGATATTACCATTCGATCTGGACAGGGAGTTGAAAATTCTACTGGAGCATTAGCAATAAATACCGGAGAGTTTACAGGACGTTCTCCTCAAGATCGTTTCATCGTAAAAGATAGTATTACTCAAGATAAAGTTTGGTGGGGGAAAGTAAATATCCCTTTTGAACCAACCGCTTTTGATGCTCTTTACAAAAAAGTAACTACTTATTTATCTAACAAAGAAGTATTTGTTAGGGACTCTTATGTTTGCGCCGATCCAAATTACAGATTAAATGTTCGTGTAGTAACTGAGACAGCTTGGGCCAATTTGTTTTGCCACAACATGTTTTTGAGACTTACTCATGAAGAATTAGAAAACTTTACTCCAGAGTGGACCGTAATTTGCGCACCCGGATTTGTTGCTGATCCAGCCATTGACGGAACTCGACAAGGAAATTTTGCCATCTTGGACTTTACAAAAAAGATTGCTTTAATTGGAGGTACTGGTTATACAGGAGAAATGAAAAAAGGAATATTCTCTGCATTAAATTTTATTTTACCTGTTTTCAAAAACACTTTACCTATGCATTGTAGCGCCAATGTTGGAGAAGATGGAGACACAGCCATATTCTTTGGTTTGTCTGGAACAGGAAAAACAACTTTATCTGCAGATCCTGAGCGAAAATTAATTGGTGATGATGAACACGGATGGACGAATGAGAATACTGTGTTCAATTTTGAAGGAGGATGTTATGCCAAAGTAATCAATCTTACTGAGGAGAACGAACCAGACATTTTTAGAGCTATCAAAAAAGGAGCAATTCTTGAAAATGTAGTTTTCAAAACTGGAACCAATGAAGTTGATTTTGAAGATGTTTCTATTACACAAAATACAAGAGTAAGTTACCCAATTGATCATATTGATAATATTCAACCGGGATCAATTGGTAAAAACCCAAAAAACATATTCTTTTTGACAGCTGATGCTTATGGGATTTTGCCTCCTATATCTAAACTAACGGCTGGACAAGCTGCTTATCACTTTATCTCAGGATATACAGCAAAAGTGGCTGGTACAGAAGCAGGGGTAACAGAACCTCAACCTAATTTTTCAGCTTGTTTTGGAGCGCCATTTATGCCATTGCACCCAACAAAATATGCAGAAATGTTGAGCAAAAAAATGAAAGATGCCAATGTAAAAGTTTGGTTAATCAATACGGGTTGGACAGGAGGTCCTTATGGAACTGGAAGCCGAATGAAATTAAAATATACCCGTGCCATGATTACCGCTGCGTTAAAAGGAGAATTAGACAGCGTGGAGTATGCGAATCACAAAACTTTTGGAATTGCTATTCCGCAATCTTGTCCAGAAGTTCCTAAAGAAATTTTAAACCCAAGAAACACTTGGGAAGACAAAGAACTATACGATAAAAAAGCCTCCGAATTGGCTCATAAATTTGAAGAAAATTTTGCTAAATTCAAAGAATTCGCAAATGCCGAAATTTTGGCAGGTGCACCAATTGCATAA
- a CDS encoding DUF423 domain-containing protein, whose protein sequence is MDKKIITTAAIFGMVAIILGAFGAHALKKVLTVEQLSTFETGVRYQMYHALFLLFIGTTTIIRQKSKKNIYNLTVFGVVLFSGSIYLLATNSLMPIDFKIFGFVTPIGGIFLISAWFILFFDLIKPIKKEK, encoded by the coding sequence ATGGATAAAAAAATAATTACGACGGCAGCCATTTTTGGAATGGTCGCCATAATTTTAGGTGCTTTTGGCGCACATGCCCTAAAAAAAGTACTCACGGTTGAACAACTTTCCACTTTTGAAACGGGTGTACGGTATCAAATGTACCATGCATTGTTTTTATTGTTTATTGGAACAACAACTATAATTCGACAAAAATCAAAAAAAAACATCTATAATTTGACTGTTTTTGGAGTTGTCCTTTTTTCTGGCTCCATTTACCTGTTGGCTACCAATTCTTTGATGCCAATTGATTTTAAAATATTTGGCTTCGTTACTCCAATTGGGGGGATATTTCTTATTTCTGCATGGTTCATCCTGTTTTTTGACTTAATAAAACCAATAAAAAAAGAAAAATAA
- a CDS encoding saccharopine dehydrogenase family protein — translation MRTILIIGAGRSASSLIQYLLNKSVSEELHLIIGDLSLALAEKKTNNHPNATPIALDIFDENQRKTAIQKADIVISMLPAHLHIEVARDCIVYKKHLVTASYISDAMQELDEAAKANNLIFMNEIGLDPGIDHMSAMKVIDEIREQGGKMLLFESFCGGLVAPESDNNLWNYKFTWAPRNVVLAGQGGAAKFIQEGAYKYIPYTSLFRRTEFLEVEGYGKFEAYSNRDSLKYRSVYGLDDVLTLYRGTIRRVGFSKAWNMFVQLGMTDDSYIMENSENMSYRQFVNSFLPYHPTDSVEIKMRLILKIDQDDIMWDKLLELDLFNRNKKVGLKNATPAQILEKILTDSWTLEPHDKDMIVMYHKFGYVLNGEEKQIDSKMVCIGEDQTYTAMAKTVGLPVAMATLLILNGKITTPGVQLPIRKEVYLPILNELEEYGVVFNEQAMPYIGYNPDKVFS, via the coding sequence ATGAGGACAATTCTTATTATTGGAGCAGGAAGATCTGCTTCTTCGTTGATACAATACCTTTTGAATAAATCGGTATCGGAAGAACTGCATCTTATAATAGGTGATTTGTCATTGGCATTGGCCGAGAAAAAGACAAATAATCATCCAAATGCAACTCCTATCGCTTTAGATATATTTGATGAAAATCAAAGAAAGACTGCAATCCAAAAAGCAGACATAGTTATATCCATGTTGCCAGCTCACCTTCATATTGAAGTGGCAAGGGATTGTATCGTATATAAAAAACATCTGGTAACGGCATCTTATATAAGTGATGCGATGCAAGAATTGGATGAAGCTGCCAAAGCAAACAACCTAATTTTTATGAACGAAATTGGGCTGGATCCGGGAATCGATCACATGAGTGCGATGAAGGTGATAGACGAGATAAGAGAACAAGGAGGTAAAATGCTTTTGTTTGAATCCTTTTGCGGAGGTCTTGTAGCTCCAGAATCTGACAATAATCTTTGGAATTATAAATTCACATGGGCACCCCGAAATGTTGTGCTCGCGGGTCAAGGTGGTGCTGCAAAGTTTATTCAAGAAGGTGCTTATAAATACATTCCGTATACGAGTTTGTTTCGTAGAACCGAGTTCTTGGAAGTCGAAGGATATGGAAAATTCGAAGCATATTCCAACAGGGACTCGCTGAAATACAGAAGTGTTTATGGTCTTGATGATGTGCTTACTTTATATAGAGGAACGATTCGAAGAGTTGGTTTTTCTAAAGCCTGGAATATGTTTGTACAATTGGGGATGACTGACGATAGTTATATTATGGAAAATTCGGAGAATATGAGTTACCGTCAATTTGTGAATTCCTTTCTTCCGTATCACCCAACCGATTCGGTTGAAATTAAAATGCGTCTGATTCTGAAAATTGATCAAGACGATATTATGTGGGATAAATTATTGGAATTGGATTTGTTCAACCGAAATAAAAAAGTGGGATTGAAAAATGCCACGCCCGCTCAAATTCTTGAAAAAATACTTACTGATAGTTGGACTTTAGAGCCCCATGATAAGGATATGATTGTTATGTATCATAAATTTGGATATGTACTCAATGGTGAAGAAAAACAAATAGACTCCAAAATGGTTTGTATTGGCGAAGACCAGACCTATACTGCAATGGCCAAAACGGTCGGATTGCCGGTGGCTATGGCTACTTTGTTAATTTTGAATGGTAAGATTACTACGCCTGGAGTTCAACTCCCGATTCGGAAAGAAGTGTACCTTCCTATTTTGAACGAGTTGGAAGAATACGGAGTTGTATTTAATGAACAGGCAATGCCTTATATTGGCTATAATCCTGATAAAGTTTTTAGTTAA
- a CDS encoding M56 family metallopeptidase, which translates to MIDFLFKSSSSLLALLIFYHLVLEKEKMNQFNRFYLLFSLVFSFVIPFITIEIATEIIKAAKNPTSILFSQGNSQIIKETNYTTYWLWIIYGIITLFLCIRFIRNILKITSKIKTNTTLDYHNAKLVLIPEKTLPHTFLNYIFINETDYKNRNIEAELYTHELTHVRQFHTLDILLIEFLKTLFWFNPIFIFYKKAIQLNHEFLADEFVIRSYENIPFYQSLLVSKANASQPLYLVSNLNYLVTKKRLLMMTKNTTQTKAILKQIALIPIFVAIFYCISIKTVARENPSIHLVQTNNSFSKNEILHEKLSIKKESLQETNTLNPTIIENNIATKNQIVDSINTEANPITEITQPEFPGGVLEFYKFIGTNFKVPAELKGSGKVVLTFMVEKDGSLSEFEILKDLGFGTADEFIRVLKLSPKWVPGKENNEAVRVKYSLPIQIEPSK; encoded by the coding sequence ATGATTGACTTTTTATTCAAATCATCCAGTAGCCTTTTGGCTCTTTTAATCTTTTACCATTTAGTATTAGAAAAAGAAAAAATGAACCAATTCAATAGGTTTTACTTATTGTTCAGTCTTGTTTTTTCATTTGTAATTCCTTTCATTACAATTGAAATAGCAACTGAAATTATAAAGGCTGCGAAAAATCCAACAAGTATTCTGTTTTCACAAGGAAACTCACAAATAATAAAAGAAACAAATTATACCACTTATTGGCTTTGGATAATTTACGGAATAATTACACTGTTTTTGTGCATTCGATTCATTAGAAATATTCTAAAAATCACTTCCAAAATAAAAACGAATACAACGCTAGATTATCATAATGCCAAACTCGTTTTGATACCAGAAAAAACACTTCCACATACTTTTCTTAATTATATTTTCATCAATGAAACCGATTATAAAAATAGAAACATTGAAGCTGAATTGTACACCCATGAACTTACACATGTTAGACAATTTCACACTTTGGATATTCTATTAATCGAATTCTTGAAAACACTATTTTGGTTTAACCCTATTTTTATTTTTTATAAAAAAGCAATTCAACTCAATCATGAATTTCTAGCTGATGAATTCGTGATACGTTCTTATGAAAACATTCCGTTTTATCAATCTTTACTGGTATCCAAAGCAAATGCGAGCCAACCTCTTTATTTAGTTAGCAACTTGAATTATTTAGTAACCAAGAAAAGGCTTCTTATGATGACAAAAAACACGACACAAACCAAAGCCATACTAAAACAAATCGCTTTGATTCCAATTTTCGTTGCAATTTTCTATTGTATCTCTATTAAAACTGTGGCTAGAGAAAACCCATCAATACATTTAGTCCAGACTAATAATAGCTTTTCTAAAAATGAAATTCTACATGAAAAACTTTCAATTAAAAAAGAATCTCTTCAAGAAACTAATACATTAAATCCAACTATAATAGAAAATAATATAGCCACAAAAAATCAAATTGTAGATTCTATTAATACTGAAGCCAATCCCATAACGGAGATAACACAACCTGAATTCCCGGGAGGAGTTTTAGAATTTTACAAATTTATTGGAACTAATTTTAAAGTTCCTGCCGAATTAAAAGGTAGCGGAAAAGTAGTTTTGACTTTTATGGTTGAAAAGGATGGTAGCCTATCCGAATTTGAAATTCTAAAAGACTTAGGTTTTGGCACTGCCGATGAATTCATTCGAGTATTAAAATTATCCCCAAAATGGGTTCCTGGAAAAGAAAACAATGAAGCAGTAAGAGTAAAATATAGTTTGCCTATCCAAATAGAACCTTCAAAATAG
- a CDS encoding BlaI/MecI/CopY family transcriptional regulator: MQLSNSEEQLMEHLWKLEKAFMKDLLEAYPKPKPATTTVATLLKRMIDKKFVAYNEFGNSRQYYPLVKKTDYFSKHVNGLISNFFNNSASQFASFFTTETNLSASELEELKKIIDSEIQKKKK; the protein is encoded by the coding sequence ATGCAATTATCAAACTCCGAAGAACAATTAATGGAACATCTCTGGAAGCTTGAAAAAGCGTTCATGAAAGATTTACTCGAAGCATATCCAAAGCCAAAACCAGCCACAACGACAGTTGCCACTTTGCTAAAGAGAATGATTGATAAAAAATTTGTAGCTTACAACGAATTTGGAAACTCGCGCCAATATTATCCATTGGTAAAAAAAACAGATTATTTCTCGAAACATGTAAACGGATTGATTAGCAATTTCTTTAACAATTCGGCTTCACAATTTGCTTCATTCTTTACCACCGAAACCAATTTATCAGCATCAGAATTGGAAGAACTCAAAAAAATAATAGACAGTGAAATCCAAAAAAAGAAAAAATGA
- a CDS encoding dipeptidase has translation MDDIKLYVTKHKERFINELIELLKIPSVSADTAFSQDVFDTAEAVKTSLVTAGCDFVEICETAGYPIVYGEKTIDPKLPTVLVYGHYDVQPADPLELWTSPPFEPIIKKTEIHPEGAIFARGSCDDKGQMYMHVKAFEYMIQSNTLPCNVKFMIEGEEEVGSVNLKTFVENNTKKLKNDVILISDTGMISNQQPSITTGLRGLSYVEVEVTGPNRDLHSGLYGGAVANPINVLAKMIASLHDENNHITIPGFYDNVEELSLEERAEMAKAPFSLDNYKKALDLNDIYGESGYVTNERNSIRPTLDVNGIWGGYTGEGAKTVIASKAFAKISMRLVPNQDWEVITELFTKHFTSIAPAGVTVKVTPHHGGQGYVTPIDSIGYKAANMAYTETFGVPAIPVRSGGSIPIVALFEKELKSKTILMGFGLDSDAIHSPNEHFGIFNYLKGIETIPLFYKYFVELSK, from the coding sequence ATGGATGATATAAAATTATATGTTACAAAACACAAAGAACGGTTTATCAACGAGTTAATTGAATTATTGAAAATTCCATCTGTCAGTGCAGACACCGCTTTTTCCCAAGATGTTTTTGACACTGCTGAGGCTGTTAAAACAAGTTTAGTGACTGCAGGATGCGATTTTGTAGAAATTTGCGAGACTGCGGGCTATCCTATTGTATACGGAGAGAAGACAATCGACCCGAAATTACCTACTGTTTTGGTTTATGGACATTATGATGTTCAGCCGGCTGATCCATTAGAATTATGGACTTCTCCCCCATTTGAACCTATTATCAAAAAAACCGAAATTCATCCCGAAGGCGCTATTTTTGCAAGAGGTTCATGCGATGATAAAGGTCAAATGTACATGCATGTAAAAGCTTTTGAATACATGATTCAAAGCAATACTTTGCCTTGCAACGTAAAATTCATGATTGAAGGTGAGGAAGAAGTAGGCAGCGTCAACCTAAAAACCTTTGTAGAAAACAATACTAAGAAACTGAAAAATGATGTGATTTTGATTTCGGACACCGGAATGATTTCCAATCAACAACCCTCAATCACCACTGGCCTGCGAGGATTAAGCTATGTCGAAGTAGAAGTTACAGGACCTAATCGCGACTTGCATTCTGGATTATATGGTGGGGCTGTTGCCAATCCTATTAATGTTTTGGCCAAAATGATTGCATCTTTACATGACGAAAACAATCACATTACTATTCCTGGATTTTATGACAATGTTGAAGAATTGTCATTAGAAGAAAGAGCCGAAATGGCCAAAGCTCCTTTTAGTCTAGATAATTATAAGAAAGCATTAGACCTAAATGATATTTACGGTGAAAGCGGCTATGTAACCAATGAGCGCAACTCGATTCGACCAACACTAGATGTCAACGGAATTTGGGGAGGTTATACTGGCGAAGGTGCCAAGACGGTTATTGCGAGCAAGGCTTTTGCCAAAATTTCGATGCGTTTGGTACCTAACCAAGATTGGGAAGTCATAACCGAGTTGTTCACCAAACATTTCACCAGCATCGCTCCGGCTGGCGTTACCGTAAAAGTAACCCCCCATCACGGCGGCCAAGGCTACGTAACTCCAATAGACAGCATCGGTTACAAAGCGGCCAATATGGCGTACACCGAAACCTTTGGCGTTCCTGCGATTCCCGTGCGTTCCGGAGGAAGCATTCCTATTGTTGCCTTGTTCGAAAAAGAGCTAAAAAGCAAAACGATATTGATGGGCTTTGGACTTGACAGTGATGCCATTCACTCACCAAACGAACATTTCGGAATTTTCAATTACCTAAAAGGGATTGAAACCATTCCATTGTTTTACAAATATTTTGTCGAGTTGAGCAAATAA